The following proteins come from a genomic window of Methanosarcina sp. MTP4:
- a CDS encoding glutaredoxin family protein: protein MDLFGWKKEKGKHVEGIDRGKIVMYGLSTCVWCKRTKKLLTELGVEFDYVYVDRLEGDEESKAIEEVRRFNEVLSFPTTIFNDEKAIVGFKEKQIREALGFQKGE, encoded by the coding sequence ATGGACCTTTTTGGCTGGAAGAAAGAGAAGGGAAAGCATGTAGAGGGAATTGACAGGGGAAAGATTGTAATGTACGGGCTCAGCACCTGTGTCTGGTGCAAGAGAACGAAGAAACTGCTTACCGAGCTGGGGGTGGAGTTTGACTATGTCTACGTTGACCGGCTTGAGGGAGATGAGGAAAGTAAAGCCATTGAAGAAGTAAGGCGCTTTAATGAGGTGCTTTCTTTCCCGACTACGATTTTCAATGATGAAAAGGCAATTGTAGGGTTCAAGGAAAAACAGATTCGTGAAGCTCTTGGTTTCCAGAAGGGGGAGTAA
- a CDS encoding ferredoxin-thioredoxin reductase catalytic domain-containing protein yields the protein MGEDISEGYGITEEDVDKLHARLDREAKRAGYHLNPDVEFTKELVLGILVNEKRYGYWACPCRLASGEKEEDLDIICPCNYRSPDLGEYGACYCALYVSEEVLKGEKELGSIPERRPSPEARKAAKARESEGFTFTGKLSKPVWRCPVCGYLCAMDEPAAVCPICKAKKERFERFM from the coding sequence ATGGGAGAAGATATTTCGGAGGGATACGGGATAACCGAGGAAGACGTGGACAAACTCCATGCCCGGCTGGACAGGGAAGCCAAACGTGCCGGTTATCACCTGAACCCTGATGTCGAGTTTACGAAAGAACTGGTCCTCGGGATCCTGGTAAACGAAAAGCGCTACGGGTACTGGGCCTGTCCCTGCAGGCTGGCTTCCGGGGAAAAGGAAGAGGACTTGGACATCATCTGCCCCTGCAACTACAGGAGCCCGGACCTGGGCGAGTACGGGGCCTGCTACTGCGCCCTCTATGTTTCCGAAGAGGTCCTGAAAGGGGAAAAGGAACTGGGATCCATTCCCGAAAGGCGCCCTTCCCCCGAAGCCCGCAAGGCCGCAAAAGCCAGGGAAAGTGAAGGTTTTACTTTTACGGGAAAACTTTCCAAACCGGTCTGGAGGTGTCCGGTCTGCGGCTATCTCTGTGCTATGGACGAGCCTGCTGCCGTCTGTCCTATCTGCAAGGCGAAAAAGGAAAGGTTTGAGCGTTTCATGTAA